A window of the Desulforapulum autotrophicum HRM2 genome harbors these coding sequences:
- a CDS encoding 4Fe-4S dicluster domain-containing protein, protein MEKVLIAIPNKCTGCNRCTYVCSAVKEGMFIPSKARIKINNFPHQGYSVQSICFQCPNAACMNACPEGAIIKNERGVIAIDINKCTECGECVEACPYGMMEQYESGVPYKCDLCGGSPACVAECNFGALLFKEIDTISQKQRNQQMKQRSKKVSPESKRHELAGNILELAVRIPRTPGYLG, encoded by the coding sequence ATGGAAAAAGTACTTATCGCCATTCCCAACAAATGCACAGGGTGCAATAGGTGTACCTATGTCTGTTCAGCCGTTAAAGAGGGGATGTTCATCCCCTCAAAGGCCAGGATAAAAATTAATAATTTCCCCCACCAGGGATATTCAGTTCAAAGCATCTGTTTTCAGTGCCCCAATGCTGCCTGTATGAACGCCTGCCCTGAAGGGGCCATAATCAAAAATGAACGGGGCGTCATTGCCATTGATATCAACAAATGCACAGAGTGCGGAGAGTGTGTGGAGGCATGCCCCTACGGAATGATGGAACAGTATGAATCAGGGGTTCCCTATAAATGTGACCTCTGCGGCGGAAGCCCTGCCTGCGTTGCCGAATGTAACTTTGGAGCGCTTTTGTTCAAGGAAATCGATACCATTTCCCAAAAACAGCGAAACCAGCAGATGAAGCAGCGGAGCAAGAAAGTTTCCCCCGAGTCCAAACGCCATGAACTTGCCGGCAATATTCTTGAGCTGGCCGTCAGAATTCCACGCACACCAGGCTATCTGGGATAG